The sequence ACCGCCTCCCACCGTGCCTGGGACGGCCTGTGGGGCGATGACCTGCTGATCCTGACCGGCGAGGAGGTCACCACCCGCAACGGCCATGTGCTGGCGATGGGCACCGACCCGGGCGTCTTCATCGACTGGCGCTACCGGGCCCGCGACAACGCCTTCGGCAGATACGCGCGCGCCATCCGCCGGGCGGGCGGGCTGGTCATCCCGGCGCATCCGCATGCCACCTGCATCGGCTGCAACTGGAAGTTCGGTTTCGACGACGCGGATGCGGTGGAGGTGTGGAACGGCCCGTACGGGCCCGATGACGAGATCACGCTCGCCGAGTGGGACAACACCCTGGTCGCCCACACCCGCGGCCGCGCCTCGTGGCTTCCGGCCGTCGGCCACAGCGACGCCCACCGGGACCCCGATGTGGTGGGCCTGCCGCAGACCGTCGTCCTGGCCGAGGATCTGACGCGGCGTGCCCTCCAGGACGGCATCCGGGCCGGGCGGGTCTGGATCGCCGAGTCCTCGGCGATCGACCTGACCTTCACGGTGACCGGCGACCGCGGCGAACACGCCGGTATCGCCGAGCGCCTGGCCCTCGCCCGTACGGCCAGGGCCACCGCCCGCCTGGAGGTCTCCGGAGCCCCGGGCTGCACGGTCTCCTTCGTCACCGACCAGGGACGCCTGTTCACCACCGCGCTGCCCCCGTCCGGCACGGGGACCGTGACCTGGCAGACCACCCCCGACAACGCCGCCTATATCCGCGCCGAGGTCCGGCACCCGCCCACCACGACGGGGCTCCCCGGGCCCATGGCGGCGATGACCAATCCGGTGTTCCTGGGGCGGGGGTGAGGGGGTGAGGGGGTGAGGAGGCGGGGGGGGGAGGGGCGGGGGGGGCGGGGGCCGGGGGGCCGGGGGGGCGGGGCCCCTCACCCCGGCCAGACGATCGACTGCGTTTCGCTGTAGGCATGCAGCGCGTACGAGCCGACGTCGCGGCCGACGCCGCTGCGTTTGAAGCCGCCGAAGGGGGCCTCCATGTTGCGGCCGACCGTGTTGATGCCGACGCCGCCGGCCCGCAGCCGTCCCGCGACCCGGAAGGCGCGGGCGACATCGGCGGAGAAGACGTAGTCCAGCAGCCCGTAGTCGCTGTCGTTGGCCAGGGCGATGCCCTCTTCCTCGTCGTCGAAGGGGACGACCACCACCACGGGCCCGAATATCTCCTCGCGGACCGCCCGCATCGCGTTCGTACAGTCGGCGAAGAGCGTGGGGGCCACGTAGAAGCCGCGCTCCGTCGGCGGGCGTCGGCCGCCGGTGACCAGTCGCGCGCCCTCCTTCTCGGCCAGTTCGGCATACGCCTCGATACGGTCCCGGTGTGCGGCGGAGATCACCGGGCCGACGACCGTGCCGGGATCGCGCGGGTCGCCCACCGTCAGCCGTTCCGCGTAGCGCGCGAGCCCGGCCACCAGGCGGTCGTGGATCCCGCGCTGTGCCAGGACCCGCGTCGGCGCGGTACAGATCTGGCCGCTGTAGAAGGAGAAGGTGGTGCCGACAGCGGCCACCGCGGTCTCCAGGTCGGCGTCGTCGAAGACCAGCGCCGCGCCCTTGCCGCCCAGTTCCATCAGCTGCCGCTTCATTCCGCGGCCGCACTCCTCGGCGATCTTCTGGCCGACGGCGGTGGAGCCGGTGAAGCTGACCATGTCCACGCCGTCCGCCGCGACCGCCGCCTCGCCGACCTCCGGCCGCGCCCCGGTGACGACATTGACCACCCCGGGCGGCGCCCCGGCCTCCGCCAGCGCCTCGGCCATCCGGTACACCGACAGCGGATCCTGCGGCGCCGGTTTGACGACGACGGTGTTGCCCATCGCCAGCGCCGGAGCGACCTTGCCCGCGGCGTTCGCCCAGGGGTTGTTGTAGGAGGTGATGCAGGTGACGACGCCGACGGGACGGCGCACCGCGAGGGCGCCGAAGATGCCCGCCTTCCCCATCGGTCCGGCCTCGTTGACCTGTGGCGGCAGCGCGGTCTCCACCGGTTCCAGGGCGCCGCGCGCATAGCGCTGGAAGCGCGCGAGGGACACCCCCACCTGCATTCCGCGCGCCGTGGCGGTGGTCGCGCCGGTCTCCGCCTGCGCCAGCTCCGCGTACGGGACGAAC is a genomic window of Streptomyces gilvosporeus containing:
- a CDS encoding aldehyde dehydrogenase family protein, producing MSAARGTATGGGKAPGGERLFIGGEWVAPDDGHYDVIDPATEEVVGRAPEASRAQVAEAVTAAREAFESWSRTAPEERAALLGRAAEVMRREFVPYAELAQAETGATTATARGMQVGVSLARFQRYARGALEPVETALPPQVNEAGPMGKAGIFGALAVRRPVGVVTCITSYNNPWANAAGKVAPALAMGNTVVVKPAPQDPLSVYRMAEALAEAGAPPGVVNVVTGARPEVGEAAVAADGVDMVSFTGSTAVGQKIAEECGRGMKRQLMELGGKGAALVFDDADLETAVAAVGTTFSFYSGQICTAPTRVLAQRGIHDRLVAGLARYAERLTVGDPRDPGTVVGPVISAAHRDRIEAYAELAEKEGARLVTGGRRPPTERGFYVAPTLFADCTNAMRAVREEIFGPVVVVVPFDDEEEGIALANDSDYGLLDYVFSADVARAFRVAGRLRAGGVGINTVGRNMEAPFGGFKRSGVGRDVGSYALHAYSETQSIVWPG
- a CDS encoding CehA/McbA family metallohydrolase — encoded protein: MERREVLRLSAVAGAAGALTLGTVRFADAAPGGGAGTAAGGGSAGRAGGAEQTRRVTGHLPPGTPDFVYLPVEVPHGVREIAVSYTYDKPGVPEGTPGNACDIGIFDERGTALGGAGFRGWSGGARTEFFLRADDATPGYLPGPVNAGTWYIALGPYTIAPQGLTYDIRVTLRFGPPGSTPAPVYPPERARGRGRAWYRGDNHLHSVFSDGKRTPARIAALARAAGLDFLTTSEHNTTASHRAWDGLWGDDLLILTGEEVTTRNGHVLAMGTDPGVFIDWRYRARDNAFGRYARAIRRAGGLVIPAHPHATCIGCNWKFGFDDADAVEVWNGPYGPDDEITLAEWDNTLVAHTRGRASWLPAVGHSDAHRDPDVVGLPQTVVLAEDLTRRALQDGIRAGRVWIAESSAIDLTFTVTGDRGEHAGIAERLALARTARATARLEVSGAPGCTVSFVTDQGRLFTTALPPSGTGTVTWQTTPDNAAYIRAEVRHPPTTTGLPGPMAAMTNPVFLGRG